In Listeria cossartiae subsp. cossartiae, one genomic interval encodes:
- a CDS encoding phosphatidate cytidylyltransferase produces the protein MKTRIITAVVALIFFIPFVVYGGIPFELLSILLATIALYEVLIMTKQRIFSMNGIITLLLMWLVVVPDRYLAFLDTLHITEMEVIFILMALLLANTVFSRNKFHFDQVGICMVAAFYTGFGFHYLALTREAGLMYVLFALLIVWSTDTGAYFIGRAIGKHKLAPNVSPNKTVEGFVGGIICALVFAGGFYYFAELPGNIALVLALLVFLSIFGQLGDLVESALKRFYGVKDSGKILPGHGGILDRFDSLLFVLPLLHILQII, from the coding sequence TTGAAAACGAGAATTATTACTGCAGTTGTTGCGCTTATATTTTTTATTCCATTCGTTGTCTACGGGGGAATTCCATTTGAATTATTGAGTATTTTACTTGCGACGATTGCTTTATATGAAGTACTTATAATGACAAAACAACGAATTTTTTCGATGAATGGAATAATTACATTACTATTGATGTGGTTAGTTGTCGTGCCAGATAGATATTTGGCCTTTTTAGATACACTCCATATTACGGAAATGGAAGTTATTTTTATTTTAATGGCGCTCTTACTTGCGAATACAGTGTTTTCGCGAAACAAATTCCATTTTGATCAAGTAGGGATTTGTATGGTTGCGGCTTTTTATACAGGATTTGGTTTCCATTACTTGGCGCTTACTCGTGAAGCTGGATTAATGTATGTGCTCTTTGCTTTACTTATTGTTTGGTCAACCGATACGGGGGCTTATTTTATTGGAAGAGCAATTGGGAAACACAAATTAGCTCCGAATGTTAGCCCGAATAAGACGGTTGAAGGCTTCGTTGGCGGGATTATTTGTGCGCTTGTATTTGCAGGTGGTTTTTATTATTTTGCGGAGCTACCAGGAAATATTGCGCTCGTTTTAGCACTTTTAGTATTTCTATCTATTTTTGGGCAGCTTGGGGACTTGGTCGAATCAGCTCTAAAACGCTTCTATGGTGTAAAAGATTCTGGGAAAATCTTACCTGGACACGGTGGTATTTTAGACCGTTTTGACAGCTTGTTATTCGTTTTACCTCTGCTACATATACTTCAAATTATTTAA
- a CDS encoding PolC-type DNA polymerase III, protein MTAKEEEKQERFQLLMTQIGLQDVTTYEEFTKEAKIEKLVADKKNKTWQFHLHVPQIFPAALFHMMDVGMKRAFSQIAETEMQIVPENQTINETLIQDYWNLIVEPIGKQSPMIGKLLMEQKPTFKEPHFIELAVHNDMEEATIQQRFQAKIIESYGKAGFPRLAMKMHMLDQSETEEYKAFAQAKQEEDQKKAAEAVQVMQKRQAEGQSGGGAAPLTGPFQIGYKIKDDEEVKRLGDIYDEERRITVQGLIFATEIRELRSGRSLLQFKITDYTSSMIIKMFSRDNEDAAMFQNLKKGMWVKVRGSVQNDTFVRDLIMMAQDVNEIAGVKRLDTAEEKRAELHLHSPMSQMDATSSVDALFKQAADWGHKAIAITDHSVAQSFPEAYGAGQKYGLKVIFGIEANLIDDGVPIAYNDQHIALQDATYCVFDVETTGLSAVYDTIIELAGVKMKNGEIIDKFEAFIDPGHPLSATTINLTGITDDMVKGSDPIDVVLKRFKEWSADDILVAHNASFDMGFINTAYEKVGLEKAENAVVDTLELARFLYPHFKNHRLNTLTKKFNIILEQHHRAVFDAEATAYLAWKLIKDAKEMHDIDFHDSLNDYMGEGDAYKRARPFHATIYAQTAVGLKNLFKLITMSNINYFYRVPRIPRSQLKKLREGLIIGTACSQGELFEAMMQKGMQAAEKVAEFYDFIEVQPKPVYAPLIERELVRDEKALEEILKNIVRVGEKTGKPVVATGNVHYKDPVDKIYRKILIHSQGGANPLNRAELPDVHFRTTDEMLKEFAFLGEEKAKEIVVTNPNVVVDWMEDLKPIKDELYTPKIDGAEDEVRDMSYAMAHQLYGENLPEIVEARLEKELKSIIGHGFAVIYLISHKLVKKSLVDGYLVGSRGSVGSSFVATMTEITEVNPLPPHYLCPNCKDSEFFDDGSVGSGFDLPDKDCPHCGTAYQKEGQDIPFETFLGFKGDKVPDIDLNFSGDYQPVAHAYTKEIFGEDYVFRAGTIGTVAEKTAFGYVRNYERDMNMTIRGAEIDRLVAGCTGVKRTTGQHPGGIIVIPDYMDVYDFTPVQFPADATDSEWKTTHFDFHSIHDNVLKLDILGHDDPTAIRMLQDLSGIDPKTIPTDDPDVMKLFGSTESLGVKPADIDSKTGTLGIPEFGTRFVRQMLEQTKPTTFSELVQISGLSHGTDVWLGNAEELIKNKTCELPDVIGCRDDIMVFLIYQGLESSLAFKIMESVRKGKGLTDEMEEAMMANKVPLWYIESCKKIKYMFPKAHAAAYVLMAVRIAYFKVHHPLFFYATYFTVRADDFDLTSMVNGKEAVKATMKEVNDKGLEASTKEKNLLTVLEIANEMLARGYHFQKVDLYKSSADEFLIDGDSLIPPFNAIPSLGTNVAKQIVAARENGEFLSKEDLQQRGKVSKTIIQYMDDQGCLEGLPDQNQLSLF, encoded by the coding sequence ATGACTGCAAAAGAGGAAGAAAAACAAGAACGATTTCAGCTGTTAATGACACAAATCGGTTTACAAGATGTAACAACCTACGAAGAATTCACGAAAGAAGCTAAAATCGAAAAGCTCGTTGCCGACAAGAAAAATAAAACATGGCAATTTCATTTACACGTTCCGCAAATTTTCCCAGCAGCACTTTTCCATATGATGGATGTTGGGATGAAGCGTGCATTTAGCCAAATTGCGGAAACAGAAATGCAAATAGTTCCAGAAAATCAAACAATCAACGAAACACTCATTCAAGATTATTGGAACTTAATCGTAGAGCCAATTGGCAAGCAGTCACCGATGATTGGGAAACTTTTAATGGAGCAAAAACCTACGTTTAAAGAGCCGCATTTTATTGAATTAGCTGTTCATAACGATATGGAAGAAGCCACTATTCAACAACGATTCCAAGCGAAAATTATTGAAAGTTACGGAAAAGCTGGATTTCCCCGTTTAGCGATGAAAATGCATATGCTCGACCAATCAGAAACGGAAGAATATAAAGCTTTTGCTCAGGCCAAACAAGAAGAAGATCAGAAAAAAGCGGCAGAAGCTGTTCAAGTTATGCAAAAACGCCAAGCTGAAGGACAAAGCGGCGGCGGGGCAGCTCCACTTACTGGTCCATTCCAAATTGGTTACAAAATTAAAGATGACGAAGAAGTCAAACGTCTTGGCGATATTTATGATGAAGAACGCCGTATTACCGTTCAAGGTTTAATCTTCGCAACAGAAATTAGAGAGCTTCGCAGTGGTCGTAGCCTGTTACAATTTAAAATTACTGACTATACAAGTTCGATGATTATAAAAATGTTTTCCCGCGATAACGAAGATGCAGCGATGTTCCAAAATTTGAAAAAAGGCATGTGGGTTAAAGTACGAGGCAGTGTCCAAAATGATACTTTCGTGCGTGATTTAATTATGATGGCGCAAGATGTCAATGAAATCGCTGGTGTGAAGCGTCTTGATACAGCCGAAGAAAAACGGGCAGAACTACACCTTCATTCTCCAATGAGTCAAATGGATGCGACTTCTTCTGTTGATGCGCTTTTCAAACAAGCAGCAGATTGGGGTCACAAAGCGATTGCGATTACTGATCATTCTGTCGCACAATCATTCCCAGAAGCATACGGCGCAGGCCAAAAATATGGTTTAAAAGTTATTTTTGGTATCGAAGCCAATTTAATAGATGATGGTGTTCCGATTGCTTATAATGATCAACACATCGCCTTACAAGATGCTACTTACTGCGTATTTGACGTGGAGACTACTGGTTTATCGGCCGTTTATGATACGATTATCGAGCTTGCGGGTGTAAAAATGAAAAATGGCGAGATCATTGATAAATTTGAAGCCTTTATCGATCCAGGGCATCCGCTTTCTGCAACTACCATCAATCTAACGGGTATTACAGATGATATGGTCAAAGGTTCCGATCCTATTGACGTTGTTTTAAAACGATTCAAGGAATGGAGCGCTGACGACATCCTTGTAGCCCACAATGCTTCCTTTGATATGGGCTTTATTAACACTGCGTACGAAAAAGTTGGCCTGGAAAAAGCCGAAAATGCAGTTGTCGATACGCTAGAATTGGCACGTTTTCTTTACCCGCATTTTAAAAATCACCGCTTAAATACTTTAACGAAAAAATTCAATATCATTCTTGAGCAACATCACCGCGCTGTTTTTGATGCGGAAGCTACGGCATATTTAGCTTGGAAATTAATTAAAGATGCGAAAGAGATGCATGATATCGATTTCCACGATTCGTTAAATGATTATATGGGGGAAGGCGACGCATACAAACGGGCGCGACCATTCCATGCAACCATTTATGCGCAAACAGCTGTTGGTTTAAAAAACCTATTTAAATTAATTACGATGTCTAACATCAATTACTTTTATCGTGTGCCACGAATTCCGCGCTCACAATTAAAGAAATTACGTGAAGGCTTAATTATCGGAACGGCATGTAGCCAAGGCGAATTGTTTGAAGCAATGATGCAAAAAGGGATGCAAGCTGCGGAAAAAGTAGCGGAGTTTTATGATTTCATTGAAGTTCAACCAAAACCAGTATACGCGCCTCTTATTGAGCGAGAACTCGTTCGTGATGAAAAAGCGTTAGAAGAAATTTTGAAAAATATTGTTCGCGTTGGTGAAAAAACAGGAAAACCAGTCGTAGCGACCGGAAATGTGCATTACAAAGATCCTGTTGATAAAATTTATCGTAAAATCTTAATTCATTCGCAAGGTGGCGCTAATCCGCTGAATCGCGCTGAATTACCAGATGTCCATTTCCGCACAACAGATGAAATGTTAAAAGAATTTGCTTTCCTTGGTGAAGAAAAAGCGAAAGAAATTGTTGTAACGAATCCTAATGTTGTAGTGGATTGGATGGAAGATTTAAAGCCAATTAAAGACGAGCTATACACACCAAAAATCGATGGTGCAGAAGACGAAGTTCGCGATATGAGTTATGCAATGGCACACCAATTATACGGTGAAAATTTACCGGAAATCGTAGAAGCTCGACTAGAAAAAGAACTGAAAAGTATTATCGGACACGGGTTCGCAGTTATTTATCTTATCTCGCATAAACTCGTTAAGAAGTCGCTTGTGGACGGCTATCTGGTTGGTTCGCGGGGGTCGGTTGGTTCTTCCTTCGTTGCGACAATGACGGAAATTACCGAGGTGAATCCACTCCCACCACATTATCTTTGCCCGAATTGTAAGGATTCTGAGTTCTTTGATGATGGTTCGGTTGGTTCTGGTTTTGACTTACCTGACAAAGATTGCCCTCACTGTGGTACGGCCTATCAAAAAGAAGGACAAGATATTCCGTTTGAAACTTTCTTAGGATTTAAAGGGGATAAAGTACCCGATATCGATTTAAACTTTTCAGGGGACTATCAACCGGTAGCCCATGCTTATACGAAAGAAATTTTTGGGGAAGATTACGTTTTCCGGGCTGGTACGATTGGTACGGTAGCCGAGAAGACTGCTTTTGGTTATGTTCGTAACTATGAACGTGATATGAATATGACTATTCGTGGCGCTGAAATTGACCGACTTGTAGCTGGATGTACAGGCGTTAAACGAACTACCGGACAGCATCCAGGTGGTATTATCGTTATTCCAGATTATATGGACGTTTACGATTTCACACCAGTGCAATTCCCGGCAGACGCGACGGATTCGGAATGGAAAACGACCCATTTTGACTTCCACTCGATTCATGATAATGTATTAAAACTCGATATACTTGGACACGATGATCCGACCGCTATCCGGATGTTACAGGATTTAAGCGGTATCGATCCAAAAACAATTCCAACCGACGACCCAGATGTGATGAAACTATTCGGTTCTACAGAGTCACTTGGTGTGAAACCAGCAGATATCGACTCCAAAACCGGAACACTGGGAATCCCTGAGTTTGGGACGCGTTTCGTACGACAAATGTTAGAGCAAACCAAACCAACCACGTTTTCCGAGCTAGTGCAAATCTCTGGTCTTTCCCACGGGACGGACGTTTGGCTTGGAAATGCCGAAGAATTAATCAAAAATAAAACATGCGAACTACCAGACGTAATTGGTTGTCGTGATGATATTATGGTATTCCTCATTTATCAAGGATTAGAAAGCTCATTAGCCTTTAAAATTATGGAATCGGTGCGTAAAGGGAAAGGCTTAACAGACGAAATGGAAGAAGCGATGATGGCGAATAAAGTGCCGCTTTGGTACATTGAATCTTGTAAAAAAATCAAGTACATGTTCCCGAAAGCCCATGCCGCAGCTTACGTTTTAATGGCAGTACGGATTGCTTATTTCAAAGTGCATCATCCACTATTTTTCTACGCAACTTATTTCACCGTTCGTGCCGATGACTTCGATTTGACATCTATGGTCAACGGGAAAGAAGCCGTGAAAGCAACAATGAAAGAAGTGAATGATAAAGGCTTAGAAGCTTCAACCAAAGAGAAAAACTTATTAACTGTTTTAGAAATTGCGAACGAAATGCTTGCTCGTGGATACCATTTCCAAAAAGTCGATTTATATAAATCGTCTGCGGATGAATTTTTAATTGATGGCGACTCGCTTATCCCGCCATTTAACGCGATTCCGAGTCTTGGAACAAACGTAGCGAAGCAAATTGTTGCTGCCCGTGAAAACGGAGAATTCTTATCCAAAGAAGACTTACAACAACGCGGAAAAGTATCCAAAACGATTATTCAGTACATGGATGATCAAGGATGCTTGGAAGGCTTGCCTGATCAAAATCAGCTATCCCTGTTCTAA
- a CDS encoding proline--tRNA ligase gives MRQTMTFIPTLKEVPADAEVKSHQLLLRAGFIRQTASGIYSYLPLATLMLRKIETIIREELEAIGAAELLMPALQPAELWQESGRWNDYGPELMRLKDRASRDFALGPTHEEVITALLRDEVKSYKRLPLTLYQIQTKFRDEKRPRFGLLRGREFIMKDAYSFHATSESLDEVYNLMHQAYSNIFTRCGLEFRSVIADSGSIGGNESKEFMALSDIGEDTIAYSDASDYAANTEMAPVLYMEKKSHELEKDLEKVATPDQKSIGDIVEFLEVPIEKTMKSMLYQVDEEVIMVLVRGDHEVNDIKIKNALDATNVELVDPAVAVELLGANFGSLGPIGVPENTRVFADNAVKDIVNAVAGANEDGFHYINVNPDRDFTVTSYFDLRMIQVGDLSPDGQGVIKFAEGIEVGHIFKLGTKYSQAMNATILDENGRAQPIIMGCYGIGVSRILSAIAEQSNDENGFVWDKQISPFDLHLIPVNMKSEEQVAFAETLYTSLQGAGFSVLIDDRAERAGVKFADADLIGLPIRITVGKKAAEGVVEVKIRKTGEMIEVRQDELLNTLPILFGDK, from the coding sequence ATGCGTCAAACGATGACATTTATACCAACATTAAAAGAAGTTCCAGCTGATGCAGAAGTAAAGAGTCACCAATTACTTCTTCGCGCTGGTTTTATAAGACAAACGGCTAGTGGGATTTATAGTTATTTACCACTTGCAACATTGATGTTACGCAAAATCGAAACAATTATCCGTGAAGAATTAGAAGCAATTGGTGCGGCAGAATTATTAATGCCTGCGCTTCAACCTGCAGAACTTTGGCAAGAATCTGGTCGTTGGAATGATTACGGCCCAGAATTAATGCGCCTAAAGGACCGCGCTTCTCGTGACTTTGCGCTTGGGCCAACCCATGAGGAAGTTATTACGGCACTTTTACGTGATGAGGTTAAATCTTATAAACGTTTGCCGCTCACTTTATACCAAATTCAAACGAAATTCCGTGATGAAAAACGTCCACGCTTTGGTTTATTACGTGGTCGTGAATTCATTATGAAAGATGCTTATTCTTTCCATGCAACAAGTGAAAGTTTGGATGAAGTGTATAATTTGATGCACCAAGCTTATTCGAATATCTTTACTCGTTGTGGCCTTGAATTCCGTTCTGTTATTGCGGATTCCGGTTCTATTGGTGGGAATGAATCAAAAGAATTTATGGCGTTATCTGATATTGGCGAAGATACGATTGCTTATAGTGATGCTTCTGATTATGCGGCGAATACAGAGATGGCTCCAGTTTTATATATGGAGAAAAAATCACATGAACTGGAGAAGGACTTGGAAAAAGTTGCCACTCCTGATCAAAAATCAATTGGAGATATTGTTGAATTTTTAGAAGTTCCAATTGAAAAAACGATGAAGTCGATGCTTTATCAAGTAGATGAAGAAGTAATTATGGTCCTTGTTCGCGGTGACCATGAAGTGAATGATATTAAAATCAAAAATGCATTAGATGCAACCAATGTAGAATTAGTAGACCCAGCTGTTGCAGTTGAACTACTAGGAGCTAACTTTGGTTCCCTAGGGCCAATCGGCGTTCCTGAAAATACGCGTGTCTTTGCGGATAATGCTGTAAAAGATATCGTTAATGCGGTAGCTGGTGCAAACGAAGATGGTTTCCACTATATCAATGTGAATCCGGATCGTGATTTCACTGTAACTAGCTATTTTGATTTACGTATGATCCAAGTAGGCGATTTATCTCCTGATGGTCAAGGCGTAATCAAATTTGCTGAAGGTATTGAAGTGGGCCATATTTTCAAACTTGGAACGAAATATAGCCAAGCGATGAATGCGACAATTTTAGACGAAAATGGTCGTGCGCAACCAATTATTATGGGTTGTTATGGAATCGGCGTATCTCGTATTTTATCTGCCATCGCGGAACAATCGAATGATGAAAATGGTTTTGTATGGGATAAGCAAATTAGCCCATTTGATTTACATTTAATTCCTGTTAACATGAAGAGCGAGGAGCAAGTTGCTTTTGCAGAAACGCTTTATACGTCACTACAAGGTGCTGGCTTTAGCGTGTTAATCGATGATCGTGCGGAGCGTGCAGGCGTTAAATTTGCAGATGCGGATTTAATTGGCTTACCAATCCGTATTACAGTAGGGAAAAAGGCAGCAGAAGGTGTCGTTGAAGTGAAAATCAGAAAAACTGGCGAGATGATTGAAGTTCGCCAAGATGAACTTCTAAACACGCTACCTATTCTCTTTGGAGATAAATAA
- the nusA gene encoding transcription termination factor NusA yields MSTELLDALHVLEHDKGISREVLVEAIEAALTSAYKRNFKDAQNVRVDLNMENGSIRVLARKEAVEQVFDSRLEISMEEAHKLNPVYQPGDVVELEVTPKDFGRIAAQTAKQVVTQRVREAERGIIYDEFIDREDDIMTGIVERQDSRFIYVNLGKIEAILSQNEQMPNETYHAHDRIKVYLTKVEKTTKGPQIFVSRTHPGLLKRLFEMEVPEIYDGVVEIKSVAREAGDRSKISVYTANEEVDPVGACVGPKGARVQTIVNELKGEKIDIVEWSDDPFTFVANALSPSKVLDVIVNEADQATTVIVPDYQLSLAIGKRGQNARLAAKLTGWKIDIKSETVATELGIYPRNGVEAPEVEEAESETFTEDEE; encoded by the coding sequence ATGAGCACAGAATTATTAGATGCTCTTCATGTGTTAGAACATGATAAAGGTATTTCAAGAGAGGTTTTAGTAGAAGCAATCGAAGCTGCTCTTACATCCGCATATAAAAGAAACTTCAAAGATGCACAAAACGTACGCGTAGATTTAAATATGGAAAACGGTTCTATCCGTGTTTTAGCTAGAAAAGAAGCGGTAGAACAAGTATTTGATTCTCGCCTTGAAATTTCGATGGAAGAAGCACACAAACTGAACCCTGTATATCAACCAGGTGACGTTGTTGAGCTTGAAGTAACTCCAAAAGATTTCGGACGTATTGCTGCTCAAACAGCGAAACAAGTTGTAACCCAACGTGTTCGTGAAGCGGAACGTGGCATCATTTATGATGAATTTATCGACCGCGAAGATGACATTATGACTGGTATCGTGGAACGTCAAGATTCTCGTTTTATCTATGTAAACCTTGGTAAAATCGAAGCAATTTTGTCCCAAAACGAGCAAATGCCAAACGAAACTTATCATGCACATGATCGCATCAAAGTATATTTAACAAAAGTAGAGAAGACGACAAAAGGGCCGCAAATTTTTGTATCCCGTACACACCCTGGTTTACTTAAACGTCTTTTTGAAATGGAAGTACCGGAAATCTATGACGGTGTTGTAGAAATCAAATCTGTTGCACGTGAAGCAGGAGACCGCTCTAAAATCTCCGTTTACACAGCAAATGAAGAAGTGGACCCAGTTGGCGCATGTGTTGGACCAAAAGGCGCACGTGTACAAACTATCGTCAATGAACTTAAAGGCGAAAAAATCGATATCGTTGAATGGTCAGATGATCCTTTCACATTCGTAGCTAATGCACTTAGTCCTTCTAAAGTATTAGATGTTATTGTGAACGAAGCAGACCAAGCGACAACTGTAATCGTACCAGATTATCAGTTATCTCTTGCCATTGGTAAACGTGGTCAAAATGCCCGTTTAGCAGCAAAATTAACTGGTTGGAAAATTGATATTAAAAGTGAAACAGTTGCAACTGAACTAGGCATCTATCCTCGTAATGGTGTAGAAGCGCCTGAAGTAGAAGAAGCAGAGAGCGAAACTTTTACAGAAGATGAAGAGTAA
- the rseP gene encoding RIP metalloprotease RseP: protein MTTIIAFIFVFGLIVFFHELGHFLFAKRAGIMVKDFSIGFGPKIFAYRKKETQYTIRLLPIGGYVRMAGEDGEEIELKPGYRVGLELTPEETVSKIIVNGKDQYVNAQPIEVSLCDLEKELFIEGYEDYDDTKKVRYQVERDALVIDGKIETMITPFDRSFNAKSLGNRAMTIFAGPLFNFILAILIFTALAFVQGGVPSTDNTLGNVLPDGAAAEAGLKKGDEVLSINGKEMKSWTDIVQSVSENPGKTLDFKVDRDGKTQDIDVKPATQEENGKKVGKIGVETPMDTSFTAKITNGFTQTWNWIVQIFTILGNMFTGGFSLDMLNGPVGIYTSTQQVVQYGFMTVLNWTAVLSINLGIVNLLPLPALDGGRLMFFLYELVRGKPIDPKKEGIIHFAGFALLMVLMILVTWNDIQRAFF from the coding sequence TTGACAACTATTATTGCTTTTATTTTCGTATTCGGACTGATTGTATTTTTCCATGAACTAGGACATTTTCTTTTTGCAAAACGTGCTGGGATTATGGTAAAAGATTTTTCAATTGGGTTTGGACCGAAAATTTTTGCTTATCGTAAAAAAGAAACACAATATACGATTCGCTTGCTGCCGATTGGTGGTTATGTTCGGATGGCTGGGGAAGATGGCGAAGAAATTGAGCTAAAACCTGGTTACCGAGTGGGACTTGAACTAACACCGGAAGAAACGGTTAGTAAAATTATTGTTAATGGAAAAGATCAATACGTCAACGCGCAACCTATCGAAGTATCGCTCTGTGATTTAGAGAAAGAGCTTTTCATTGAAGGTTACGAAGACTACGACGATACGAAGAAAGTTCGTTATCAAGTAGAACGTGATGCGCTCGTTATTGATGGCAAGATTGAAACGATGATTACGCCATTTGACCGTTCTTTTAATGCAAAATCATTAGGGAATCGGGCAATGACGATTTTTGCTGGACCACTTTTTAATTTTATTCTAGCTATTTTAATTTTTACGGCTTTAGCATTTGTTCAAGGCGGCGTTCCGAGCACGGATAACACGCTTGGGAATGTGCTGCCTGACGGGGCTGCTGCTGAGGCTGGTCTTAAAAAGGGTGACGAAGTTCTTTCTATCAACGGAAAAGAAATGAAATCTTGGACAGATATCGTACAAAGCGTTTCAGAAAACCCCGGAAAAACACTTGATTTCAAAGTGGATCGCGATGGTAAAACGCAAGATATTGATGTAAAACCGGCGACACAGGAAGAAAATGGCAAAAAAGTGGGGAAAATTGGTGTGGAAACGCCGATGGATACTTCATTTACTGCTAAAATAACCAATGGATTTACGCAAACATGGAATTGGATTGTTCAAATATTTACGATTCTTGGTAACATGTTTACAGGCGGATTTTCACTTGACATGCTAAACGGCCCAGTGGGGATTTACACAAGTACGCAACAAGTCGTTCAATATGGCTTTATGACGGTACTGAACTGGACAGCTGTTTTAAGTATTAACCTAGGAATTGTTAACTTATTACCGTTACCAGCGCTTGATGGTGGACGCTTGATGTTCTTCTTATATGAACTCGTTCGCGGTAAACCAATTGATCCGAAAAAAGAAGGCATTATCCATTTTGCAGGTTTTGCACTTTTAATGGTTCTGATGATTCTTGTGACATGGAACGATATTCAACGAGCATTTTTCTAA
- a CDS encoding 1-deoxy-D-xylulose-5-phosphate reductoisomerase yields the protein MKKIILLGATGSIGTQTLAIIRENPEKFQLVALSFGRNMERGRAIIQEFKPKMVAVWHTRDRVALEAEFPNVKFYNGLEGLREVATYLDGDVLLNAVMGSVGLLPTLDAIEAGKAIAIANKETLVTAGHLVMRAAKEKNVSLLPVDSEHSAILQALNGENPERIEKLVLTASGGSFRDKTREQLSEVTVKEALKHPNWNMGNKLTIDSATMFNKGLEVMEAHWLFGVSYDDIEVVIQRESIIHSMVQFVDGSFIAQLGTPDMRMPIQYALTYPDRLYIPYEKEFRITDFSALHFEKVDYERFPALKLAYNAGKIGGTMPTVLNAANEIAVAGFLNGQVAFYNIEALVENAMNRHTSISDPDLDTILQVDQETRAYVKTLL from the coding sequence ATGAAGAAAATTATTTTACTAGGTGCAACTGGTTCTATTGGTACACAAACGCTAGCAATTATTCGTGAAAACCCAGAAAAATTTCAACTTGTTGCGCTTAGTTTTGGGCGTAATATGGAACGGGGTAGAGCGATTATCCAAGAGTTTAAGCCGAAAATGGTTGCTGTTTGGCATACGAGAGATCGTGTGGCACTAGAAGCAGAATTTCCAAATGTGAAATTTTATAATGGTTTGGAAGGGCTTAGGGAAGTAGCAACCTATTTAGATGGCGATGTGCTTTTAAACGCGGTGATGGGGAGTGTTGGCTTACTGCCGACTTTAGATGCGATTGAAGCGGGCAAAGCGATTGCGATTGCTAATAAGGAAACACTTGTCACTGCTGGTCATTTAGTCATGCGTGCGGCGAAAGAAAAAAACGTTTCGCTATTACCTGTTGATAGTGAACATTCTGCTATTTTACAAGCATTAAACGGAGAAAATCCAGAAAGAATAGAGAAATTAGTTCTGACAGCGAGCGGTGGAAGTTTCCGTGATAAAACGCGGGAGCAACTGAGCGAAGTTACGGTGAAAGAAGCATTAAAACATCCGAACTGGAACATGGGAAATAAATTAACGATTGATTCCGCGACGATGTTTAATAAAGGTTTAGAAGTAATGGAAGCGCACTGGCTGTTTGGGGTTAGTTATGACGATATTGAAGTAGTTATTCAGCGCGAAAGTATCATTCATTCAATGGTGCAGTTCGTCGATGGAAGCTTCATTGCCCAACTTGGCACGCCAGACATGCGGATGCCGATTCAATACGCGTTAACCTATCCTGATAGACTCTATATACCGTATGAAAAAGAATTCCGGATTACTGATTTTTCCGCACTTCATTTTGAAAAAGTGGATTATGAAAGATTTCCGGCATTGAAACTCGCGTATAATGCTGGTAAAATAGGTGGAACAATGCCGACAGTTTTAAATGCTGCAAATGAAATTGCTGTTGCTGGCTTTTTAAATGGGCAGGTGGCTTTTTATAATATTGAAGCACTTGTTGAAAATGCAATGAATCGTCATACTAGTATTTCTGACCCTGACTTGGATACGATTTTACAAGTCGATCAAGAAACACGCGCGTATGTAAAGACACTTTTATAG
- the rimP gene encoding ribosome maturation factor RimP, with product MSKVLEQVEAIVAPITDELQLELVDIAFEKEGPNWFLRIFIDKDGGVDIDECAAVSEKVSEKMDENDPITQNYFLEVSSPGAERPLKKEQDFENAVSKYVHVTSYEPIDGRKMWEGTLVSYDGTTLVITITDKTRKITCEIPKDKVAKARLAIQF from the coding sequence ATGAGTAAAGTACTAGAACAAGTAGAAGCAATTGTTGCGCCAATCACGGATGAACTTCAATTGGAACTCGTAGACATTGCCTTTGAAAAAGAAGGGCCGAATTGGTTTTTACGAATTTTTATTGATAAAGATGGTGGCGTAGATATCGATGAATGCGCAGCCGTGAGCGAAAAAGTGAGTGAAAAAATGGACGAAAATGATCCCATTACACAAAACTACTTTTTAGAAGTGTCATCACCTGGGGCTGAACGTCCACTGAAGAAAGAGCAAGATTTTGAAAATGCGGTAAGTAAATATGTCCACGTCACTTCTTATGAGCCAATTGATGGTCGTAAAATGTGGGAAGGCACGCTCGTTAGTTATGACGGCACAACACTCGTTATTACTATCACGGACAAAACACGCAAAATCACTTGTGAAATTCCTAAAGACAAAGTAGCCAAAGCAAGACTTGCAATTCAATTTTAA